From a region of the Salvelinus alpinus chromosome 2, SLU_Salpinus.1, whole genome shotgun sequence genome:
- the LOC139541997 gene encoding zinc finger protein 300-like, protein MTCCCGQEFSSKCVLEVHLKTDTGAKPYTCCVCGKRFNKESLKEHQRSHTGEMPYSCSFCGKGYYHKPAWKAHERTHTEEKPLCSVCGRTCSSKYTLKVHERTHTGEMPYLCSECGKGFISKGLLMTHERFNCSGGEERQRAKRFHKCPDCGKEFTQANKLERHMRTHTGERPYQCSVCGMRFNQKGNLKTHFKVHTGRDPSFLPDMDMRTTSSEAAKQPPDNRHDVGKPQRCLNQIGKEGTHNLPAPQTHTHPAPQTHNHPAAQREGSHHLPSAQREETSLHLPAPQKPTMSPRGEKHYLCPECGKTYTREYDLRVHLRTHTGERPYQCYDCGKAYVRKNNLQQHRRSHAPKPMGPTRHLGRPPRMERGHWQYWHL, encoded by the exons ATGACCTGCTGCTGTGGACAAGAGTTCTCCTCAAAGTGCGTTCTGGAGGTTCACTTGAAGACGGACACTGGAGCCAAGCCTTACACCTGCTGTGTGTGTGGCAAGAGGTTCAATAAAGAATCATTAAAAGAACACCAGAGATCCCACACAGGAGAGATGCCTTACTCTTGCTCTTTCTGTGGCAAGGGTTACTATCACAAACCGGCTTGGAAAGCCCACGAGCGAACACACACCGAGGAGAAGCCCCTGTGCTCTGTGTGCGGACGGACCTGCTCTAGTAAATATACGTTAAAAGTCCACGagcgaacacacacaggagagatgcCTTACCTCTGCTCTGAGTGTGGCAAGGGCTTCATCAGTAAAGGACTCCTGATGACCCACGAGCGATTCAACTGTTCTGGGGGAGAGGAACGACAGCGAGCAAAGAGATTTCACAAGTGTCCGGACTGTGGGAAGGAGTTCACACAAGCAAACAAACTGGAGAGACacatgagaacacacacaggagagaggcctTACCAGTGCTCTGTGTGTGGGATGAGGTTCAACCAGAAAGGAAATCTCAAAACGCATTTTAAAGTGCACACAG GCAGGGATCCCAGTTTTCTGCCTGACATGGACATGAGGACGACTTCTTCAGAAGCAGCGAAACAACCTCCGGACAACAGACATGATGTTGGGAAACCACAACGCTGCCTGAATCAGATTGGCAAGGAGGGAACCCACAATCTACCGGCACCACAAACCCACACCCATCCGGCACCACAAACCCACAACCATCCGGCAGCGCAGAGGGAGGGAAGCCACCACCTCCCGTCAGCACAGAGGGAGGAAACATCCCTCCACCTCCCGGCACCACAGAAACCCACCATGTCCCCCAGGGGAGAAAAACACTATCTCTGCCCTGAATGTGGCAAGACCTACACCCGGGAATACGACCTCCGAGTCCACCTCAGAacgcacacaggagagagaccgtACCAGTGCTATGACTGCGGGAAGGCCTACGTCCGGAAAAACAATCTCCAACAACACCGGCGGTCACATGCTCCCAAGCCCATGGGACCGACCCGCCATTTAGGCAGACCACCCAGG ATGGAGAGAGGACACTGGCAGTACTGGCACCTTTAA
- the LOC139545936 gene encoding oocyte zinc finger protein XlCOF6-like, with protein MSGERETLLDGIEQSLWNLTENNLRYLCERCGIAGQDGSDVKGKNYRSLRRKIEEYCESDDLMKLEDQGMSWLLQLQNDIKTIQQDASLSQSAQVDTLDGTEPSRTKNEGGAERLTDPAPERHIPPERREDVSDDSEDPSRQSPASSSEPQLSASSPGPDRNHGDQRSKLGSLRIVLQKVVVVKEEEDDWDCCVTGESPNQPSASEYSPSSSEEPEHSESEDPEHSEYEDPEHSESEEPEQRRVKRKTKTHSCLACGRKFVSLYTLRRHQNRTHTGEETENRTHTGEETEKSKGQSPASGEPEQQKRKWGVRKTHSCPECGRHCPSLSALKVHQRIHTGEKPYLCSECGKGFTYQSSLRLHQKKDSADKVTCCCGQEFSSKCVLEVHLKTDTGAKPYTCCVCGKGFGKKERLKEHQRSHTGEMPYSCSFCGKGYYQKPAWKAHERTHTEEKPLCSVCGRTFSNKTTLKVHQRTHTGEKPFLCSECGKGFLSKAYLTTHQRFNCSGGEERRRAKRFHKCPDCGKEFTQANKLERHMRTHTGERPYQCSVCGMRFNQKGNLKTHFKVHTGGDPSLVADMETPSEQPRDNRRKAGRPQRCLHQHDEEGTSHHLPAPQREATSHHLPAPQREETSQHVPAPQKEGTSHHLPAPQREGTSQHLPAPQKEGTSHHLPAPQREGTSQHLPAPQREGSQHLPAPQREETSQHLPAPQKPTMSPRGEKHYLCPECGKTYTREYDLRVHLRTHTGERPYQCDECGKTFVRKQGLRQHRRSHAPKPMGPTRQLGRPVSMGSSSRRPHQSPRMGSSKQQLSRVDKPMPPCSSVERALPFHTVERPMPLHRVERPMPLPDMEREHWQYWHL; from the exons atgagtggagagagggaaacgTTGTTGGATGGAATCGAACAGAGTTTGTGGAATTTAACCGAGAACAATTTACGTTACCTGTGTGAACGTTGTGGAATAGCTGGCCAAGATGGCTCCGACGTTAAAGGGAAGAATTATCGCTCGTTGCGTCGTAAAATAGAAGAATATTGTGAAAGTGATGATTTAATGAAATTAGAGGACCAGGGAATGTCTTGGTTACTCCAATTGCAAAACGACATCAAAACAATACAGCAAGATGCTAGCCTCAGCCAGTCAGCGCAAGTGGACACACTGGACGGCACCGAACCAAGCAGAACCAAGAACGAGGGGGGCGCTGAGAGGTTGACAGACCCAGCTCCAGAGAGACACATACCACCAGAACGGAGGGAGGACGTGAGTGAC GACTCAGAAGACCCATCTAGACAGTCCCCAGCCAGTTCTTCAGAACCCCAACTCTCGGCGTCATCACCAGGTCCTGACAGGAACCATGGTGACCAGAGGTCAAAACTGGGTAGTCTGCGGATAGTTCTACAGAAAGTTGTTGTCGtcaaggaggaggaagacgactgGGATTGTTGTGTTACAG GTGAGAGTCCCAACCAACCATCTGCCAGTGAATATAGTCCCTCTTCATCGGAAGAACCAGAACATTCTGAATCCGAAGATCCAGAACATTCCGAATACGAAGATCCTGAACATTCCGAATCAGAAGAACCTGAACAACGACGAGTGAAACGCAAAACTAAGACTCACAGCTGCCTAGCGTGTGGGAGGAAGTTTGTCTCCTTGTACACACTAAGGAGACACCAGAACAGGACCCACACAGGAGAGGAGACGGAgaacaggacacacacaggagaggagaCGGAGAAGAGTAAAGGACAGAGTCCTGCTTCAGGAGAACCTGAACAACAGAAGAGGAAATGGGGAGTCAGGAAGACCCACTCTTGCCCCGAGTGTGGGAGACACTGCCCATCGTTATCAGCACTGAAGGTCCACCAGAGAatccacactggagagaagccttacctcTGCTCTGAGTGTGGCAAGGGCTTCACTTATCAAAGTAGCTTGAGATTACACCAGAAGAAAGACTCAGCTGACAAGGTGACCTGCTGCTGTGGACAAGAGTTCTCCTCAAAGTGCGTTCTGGAGGTTCACTTGAAGACGGACACTGGAGCCAAGCCTTACACCTGCTGTGTGTGTGGCAAGGGGTTCGGTAAAAAAGAACGGCTAAAAGAACACCAGAGATCCCACACAGGAGAGATGCCTTACTCTTGCTCTTTCTGTGGCAAAGGTTACTACCAAAAACCGGCTTGGAAAGCCCACGAGCGAACACACACCGAGGAGAAGCCCCTGTGCTCTGTGTGCGGACGGACCTTCTCTAATAAGACTACATTAAAAGTCCACCaacgaacacacacaggagagaagcctttcctCTGCTCTGAGTGTGGCAAGGGCTTCCTCAGTAAAGCATACCTGACGACCCACCAGCGATTCAACTGTTCTGGGGGAGAGGAACGACGGCGAGCAAAGAGATTTCACAAGTGTCCGGACTGTGGGAAGGAGTTCACACAAGCAAACAAACTGGAGAGACacatgagaacacacacaggagagaggcctTACCAGTGCTCTGTGTGTGGGATGAGGTTCAACCAGAAAGGGAATCTCAAAACGCATTTTAAAGTGCACACAG GAGGGGATCCCAGTTTAGTGGCTGACATGGAGACTCCCTCTGAACAACCTCGGGACAACAGACGTAAAGCTGGGAGACCACAACGCTGCCTCCATCAGCATGACGAGGAGGGAACATCCCACCACCTCCCGGCACCACAGAGAGAGGCAACATCCCACCACCTCCCGGCACCACAGAGGGAGGAAACATCCCAACACGTCCCGGCACCACAGAAGGAGGGAACATCCCACCACCTCCCGGcgccacagagggagggaacatccCAGCACCTCCCGGCGCCACAGAAGGAGGGAACATCCCACCACCTCCCGGcgccacagagggagggaacatccCAGCACCTCCCGGCGCCACAGAGGGAGGGAAGCCAACACCTCCCGGCACCACAGAGGGAGGAAACATCCCAACACCTCCCGGCACCACAGAAACCCACCATGTCCCCCAGGGGAGAAAAGCACTATCTCTGCCCTGAATGTGGCAAGACTTACACCCGGGAATACGACCTCCGAGTCCACCTCAGAacgcacacaggagagagaccgtACCAGTGTGACGAATGCGGAAAGACCTTTGTTCGGAAACAAGGGCTCCGTCAACACCGGCGGTCACATGCTCCCAAGCCCATGGGACCGACCCGTCAGTTAGGCAGGCCCGTCAGCATGGGTTCCAGTAGCAGAAGACCTCACCAATCACCCAGGATGGGAAGCTCTAAGCAGCAGTTGTCCAGGGTTGATAAACCCATGCCTCCGTGCTCTAGTGTAGAGAGAGCCCTGCCGTTCCATACAGTGGAGAGACCCATGCCTTTACATCGAGTGGAGAGACCCATGCCGTTACCAGACATGGAGAGAGAACACTGGCAGTACTGGCACCTTTAA